Proteins co-encoded in one Salvia splendens isolate huo1 chromosome 4, SspV2, whole genome shotgun sequence genomic window:
- the LOC121798046 gene encoding pentatricopeptide repeat-containing protein At1g26460, mitochondrial-like, with protein MPPIRYLARSMPSMRRLNLRFVSTSTHLRQEAQLAGVEPPQAPLPPNPASGSPLYSENWRNATSSTSPGADAAAMLPSLGFLSLGAPGLVQSLATLDANGLMDQFAKWTTEQRWGDLKQLFELWIKSLDNSGKPNKPGVDLYNHYLRANLMMGASTGQLIDLVEKMNDYEIEPNTASFNLVLKAMQQADESLASEKLIERMLQRGPECKDSLPDDESYDLVITTLLSTNQINRALKYIDLALTSGYMLSINAFSRCVHSFINNGRLDTLVSLIERCKKMDQNKSLCPPWRTCNSIADVSVQLDNSDLTYYALEFMAKWIARGEIARPPVLLSVNEGLVLSALGTAGRTCNSRLVDGSWAVLKRSLRQKKVPSPESYIGKLYAHANLGNLQKAFSTLHEFEIAYKNSDREDVEELFSPFHSLNPLVIACSKKGFRTLDMVYHQLENLGQSDPPYKSIAALNCIILGSANIWDIDRAYQTFAAIDATFGLTPDIHSYNALLCAFGKLGKRDEAVRVFEHFTVLGVKPNLTTYSLLVDAHLVVRDLKAALASVDDMINGGFEPSKEMLKKIRRRCVREMNYESDDKVESLAQQFKIRMGTEIRRNMLFELEYNMDSYM; from the exons ATGCCGCCAATTCGATATCTAGCGAGATCAATGCCGTCGATGCGGCGGCTCAATCTCAGGTTCGTCTCCACCTCCACTCACCTCCGCCAAGAGGCGCAGCTGGCCGGCGTTGAGCCGCCCCAGGCTCCTCTTCCGCCGAACCCTGCCTCCGGAAGCCCCTTATACAGCGAAAACTGGCGGAACGCTACCTCCTCCACCTCTCCCGGCGCCGACGCGGCGGCGATGCTCCCCAGCCTCGGGTTCCTCAGCTTAGGCGCCCCGGGGCTAGTGCAATCCCTAGCGACGCTGGACGCGAACGGCTTGATGGATCAGTTCGCGAAATGGACGACGGAGCAGCGATGGGGGGACCTGAAGCAGCTGTTTGAGCTTTGGATTAAGTCGTTGGACAACAGCGGGAAGCCGAACAAGCCTGGCGTGGATCTTTACAATCACTATTTGAGGGCGAATTTGATGATGGGGGCGTCTACGGGGCAGCTGATCGATCTTGTCGAGAAAATGAATGATTATGAGATAGAGCCTAACACGGCCTCGTTCAATCTCGTGCTCAAGGCTATGCAGCAAGCCGATGAATCGTTAGCATCGGAGAAATTGATTGAAAG GATGCTCCAGAGAGGGCCTGAATGCAAGGATTCTTTGCCCGATGATGAGTCGTATGACTTGGTTATTACCACGCTTCTTTCTACAAACCAAATAAATCGTGCTCTGAAGTACATAGATTTGGCATTGACATCTGGATACATGTTGTCAATAAATGCATTTTCTCGTTGTGTTCATAGTTTTATTAATAACGGGAGGCTAGATACCTTGGTATCGCTTATAGAGAGATGCAAG AAAATGGATCAGAATAAATCCTTATGCCCTCCTTGGAGGACATGCAATTCAATTGCAGATGTTTCAGTTCAATTAGATAACAGTGATTTGACGTATTATGCTCTTGAGTTCATGGCCAAATGGATTGCTCGGGGTGAAATTGCCAGGCCGCCTGTTCTTCTTTCTGTCAATGAAGGTCTAGTCCTTTCTGCCCTTGGAACTGCTGGTAGAACATGCAATTCTAGACTTGTGGATGGTTCATGGGCTGTTCTGAAACGCTCATTGCGCCAAAAGAAGGTTCCTAGTCCTGAATCTTACATTGGAAAATTATATGCTCATGCTAATTTGGGGAATTTACAAAAGGCGTTCAGCACACTGCATGAGTTCGAGATTGCTTATAAAAATTCTGACAGAGAAGATGTAGAAGAACTTTTCTCGCCATTCCATTCCTTAAATCCTCTGGTCATTGCATGCTCAAAGAAAGGTTTCAGAACTTTGGATATG GTTTATCATCAGCTTGAGAATTTAGGCCAATCCGATCCTCCATACAAGTCTATTGCTGCTCTAAACTGTATCATTCTTGGCAGTGCAAACATCTGGGATATTGATCGTGCTTACCAGACCTTTGCTGCTATTGATGCCACTTTTGGGTTGACACCTGACATCCATTCATACAATGCACTCTTATGTGCCTTTGGGAAGCTTGGCAAG AGAGATGAAGCTGTTAGAGTATTTGAGCATTTCACTGTATTAGGCGTGAAACCAAATCTGACTACATATTCTCTACTTGTTGACGCCCATCTTGTTGTACGGGATCTAAAAGCTGCTTTGGCTTCTGTTGATGACATG ATAAATGGAGGATTTGAACCATCAAAGGAAATGCTGAAAAAGATACGGAGGCGCTGTGTTAGAGAGATGAATTACGAGTCTGATGACAAGGTGGAATCTCTTGCCCAACAGTTCAAAATTCGAATGGGTACAGAGATCCGTCGTAACATGCTGTTTGAATTAGAGTACAACATGGATTCATATATGTAA
- the LOC121798047 gene encoding triose phosphate/phosphate translocator TPT, chloroplastic-like — protein sequence MASISNLSLIHQSRSSSFQKLCCTSHRNVHPISNHLEFSPLNKKIASLKTPTLLKLSHRLSDFRLVKAAAADAEGHEIELTKGFVEPKKSFSEKFPALVTGFFFFTWYFLNVIFNILNKKVYNYFPYPYFVSVIHLLVGVVYCLISWSLGLPKRAPINKELLGLLTPVAACHALGHVMSNVSFAAVAVSFTHTIKALEPFFSAAASQFVLGHQIPLPLWLSLAPVVLGVSMASLTELSFNWTGFISAMISNISFTYRSIYSKKAMTGMDSTNIYAYISIIALLFCLPPAIVIEGPQLMQYGFKAAIAKVGLQKFLSDLFWIGMFYHLYNQVATNTLERVAPLTHAVGNVLKRVFVIGFSIVVFGNRISTQTGIGTGIAIAGVAIYSLIKANMEEEKRKAAQQHAS from the exons ATGGCTTCAATCTCTAACCTCTCCCTCATTCACCAATCAAGATCCTCTTCATTCCAAAAACTGTGTTGCACAAGTCACAGAAATGTGCATCCCATTTCAAATCATTTGGAATTCTCACCACTTAATAAAAAGATTGCATCTTTGAAGACCCCCACACTCTTGAAGCTCAGCCACCGGTTGTCGGATTTTCGCCTAGTAAAAGCAGCAGCTGCTGATGCAGAGGGCCATGAGATTGAACTCACAAAAGG GTTTGTTGAGCCTAAAAAGAGTTTTTCAGAGAAATTTCCAGCTCTTGTAACTggattctttttctttacttg GTACTTTCTGAATGTTATATTCAACATATTGAACAAGAAGGTTTACAACTATTTCCCATATCCATA TTTTGTGTCAGTTAttcatcttcttgttggagTTGTATACTGCCTCATCAGCTGGTCTTTAGGTCTGCCAAAACGCGCC CCTATCAATAAGGAACTCCTGGGGCTCCTCACTCCGGTAGCTGCCTGCCATGCTCTCGGACATGTCATGTCGAACGTGTCCTTTGCAGCCGTTGCTGTGTCGTTCACACACACCATCAAAG CATTGGAGCCGTTTTTCAGTGCTGCTGCTTCACAGTTTGTTTTGGGACATCAAATTCCCCTGCCTCTTTGGCTGTCGTTAGCCCCTGTTGTGCTCG GTGTGTCCATGGCTTCTTTAACCGAACTCTCGTTTAATTGGACCGGGTTCATCAGCGCCATGATCTCAAACATTTCATTTACTTACAGAAGCATTTATTCAAAGAAAGCTATG ACAGGGATGGATAGTACAAACATATATGCATACATATCCATTATAGCCCTCCTCTTCTGCCTCCCACCAGCGATCGTA ATTGAGGGACCCCAACTAATGCAGTATGGATTCAAAGCAGCAATAGCTAAAGTTGGACTGCAGAAGTTCTTGTCTGATCTATTCTGGATTGGAATGTTCTACCATCTCTACAATCAG GTGGCTACAAACACACTGGAAAGAGTCGCACCACTCACACACGCTGTGGGGAACGTGCTAAAGCGTGTCTTTGTAATTGGGTTCTCCATTGTTGTCTTCG GCAATAGGATATCTACACAAACTGGTATTGGTACCGGAATAGCCATAGCCGGAGTTGCAATTTATTCACTCATCAAGGCTAACATGGAGGAGGAGAAACGG AAGGCAGCTCAACAACATGCATCTTAA
- the LOC121798050 gene encoding uncharacterized protein LOC121798050 has translation MGQMTNGKSKKEVKEEIKKEEIQDEEDEEEQEQEQDGVSVHSPCKINSSSLRKEKSEVDLELRLLEALEIYPPSKLRGVHRHFVLYGLTEYMRRSFNRPFTADDVLKLVGRFYNLEMVKPDDEDAEFLSHEEDFRLPQSFFADEEN, from the exons ATGGGGCAAATGACAAATGGTAAATCAAAAAAAGAAGTaaaggaagaaataaaaaaagaagaaattcaAGATGAAGAAGACGAGGAGGAGCAGGAACAGGAGCAGGACGGAGTTTCTGTTCACTCGCCGTGCAAAATCAACTCTTCCTCGCTGCGCAAG GAGAAATCAGAGGTGGATTTGGAGCTGAGATTGCTTGAAGCCCTCGAAATCTACCCCCCTTCAAAATTGCgag GTGTACATCGTCACTTTGTGCTCTATGGTTTAACTGAATACATGCGAAGAag CTTCAATCGTCCATTCACTGCAGATGATGTTTTGAAGTTGGTGGGCCGGTTTTACAACTTGGAAATGGTG AAACCGGACGATGAAGATGCAGAGTTTCTGTCCCACGAGGAAGACTTCCGCTTGCCACAAAGCTTTTTTGCGGATGAAGAAAATTGA